From a region of the Paralichthys olivaceus isolate ysfri-2021 chromosome 4, ASM2471397v2, whole genome shotgun sequence genome:
- the aak1a gene encoding AP2-associated protein kinase 1 isoform X7 encodes MKKFFDSRRELVSTGPGSGAGGGGAGSGGGGSFIGRVFTIGRYQVTVEEIVAEGGFAIVFLVRTHQGVRCALKRMYVNNEDDLQVCKLEIQIMRDLVGNKNIVGFLDSSITAVGAGDVWEVLILMDFCRGGQVVNLMNQRLQTGFTEPEVLQIFCDTCEAVARLHQCKSPIIHRDLKVENILLHDRGHYVLCDFGSATNHFQNPQTEGVPVVEEEIKKYTTLSYRAPEMVNLYGGKVITTKADIWAMGCLLYKLCYFTLPFGESQVAICDGSFTIPDISRYSQDMHCLIRYMLEPDPDKRPDIYQISYFAFKLARRECPIPNVHNLPIPAKLPEPIRASEAVAKKSQTKARLTDPVPTTETSIAPRQRPKAGQAQPQPIGILPIQPALTPRKRPNVAAGGPQAIGVGISVPPPAATAVQPSPQSSATQATPQTAQTTNVQPQATPQHHQLLVKQQQAFLSLQSNQQMAGRGNQLPKVGSLTPPSSPKIAPKSGHRRILSDVTHSAVFGVPVSKSTQLLQAAAAEASLNKSKSASTTPSGSPCSSQQSVYHPGEGDVPLSLAAPTAQPSWNPFGDDNFSKLTAEELLNKDFAKLAETAAPGEKITGSSENLIPGFTAFPAERSAGIMSAGAALLTVPDPFNNLSLSDTTEKLIEGLKSPETLLLPDLLTPADPFNSTAESSTNAKAEVCVDSLIPGLEAPQAQRHSTQPEFIPASIPDSLTGEESLLGCDLLSHSSPHGHQSVSALATSCSSAPSGSSSGSCLEERPPAQSAPDSAFLMSCGEKGNDDEFDPIPVLISKNSNQDPQGESNDYTVLEEGQEIEAPEVDVQTDEDCVHSSEEEEEKEVHKEDQQDGGAAESHIAVHDLSGSRPLLLDSDDEDEQGPQLDLHSSAQSNADPTQQPTTTFDQPTLSTFAQNHTQHVPEPAQGANVAADVFSKAPFQIVQEDFADVFTNAPFLRGPLEAQQQLDVFSQAPFGKRKEAAGAQPMASHPHIAGVHAVSPDQDALGQVAPQPFRPQALAKYSRHFEGPVPQQLVAAHRVVSNVSRQEAVASVPVGPLHSWTSEVSAVDPFVSAPFHLKAPQEKP; translated from the exons ATGAAGAAATTTTTTGACTCTCGACGGGAGTTGGTGAGCACCGGGCCTGGTTCCGGAGCCGGCGGAGGAGGCGCTGGTTCCGGCGGCGGTGGCAGCTTCATCGGACGCGTCTTCACCATCGGACGGTATCAAGTGACCGTGGAGGAAATTGTCGCAGAAG GCGGTTTTGCCATAGTTTTTTTGGTGCGGACTCATCAAGGCGTTCGATGTGCACTAAAAAGGATGTACGTCAACAATGAAGATGATCTGCAGGTCTGCAAACTTGAGATCCAGATTATG AGGGATCTTGTGGGCAACAAAAACATTGTTGGTTTCCTGGACTCCAGCATAACGGCAGTTGGAGCTGGCGATGTGTGGGAAGTCCTAATCTTAATGGACTTCTGTCGAG GTGGGCAGGTGGTCAACCTAATGAATCAGCGGTTACAGACGGGCTTCACTGAACCTGAGGTGTTACAGATCTTTTGTGACACATGCGAGGCAGTCGCTCGTCTCCACCAGTGCAAAAGTCCCATCATCCATCGAGATCTCAAG GTGGAAAATATTCTTTTGCACGACCGGGGACACTACGTGCTCTGTGACTTTGGAAGCGCCACCAACCACTTCCAAAATCCTCAGACAGAAGGAGTGCCAGTCGTGGAGGAGGAAATCAAAAA GTACACCACCCTGTCGTACCGCGCTCCAGAGATGGTCAACCTCTACGGTGGAAAAGTCATCACAACAAAGGCAGACATTTGG GCCATGGGTTGTCTACTCTATAAACTTTGCTACTTCACACTTCCTTTTGGGGAGAGTCAAGTAGCTATCTGTGACGGCAGCTTCACTATCCCAGACATCTCCCGCTACTCCCAGGACATGCACTGTCTCATTC GATACATGCTGGAACCTGACCCGGATAAGAGACCAGACATCTACCAAATTTCCTACTTTGCCTTTAAACTGGCTCGACGCGAGTGTCCAATCCCAAATGTACAT AATTTGCCCATTCCTGCAAAACTTCCTGAGCCTATCAGAGCCAGTGAAGCAGTGGCCAAAAAGAGTCAAACCAAAGCCAG GCTTACAGACCCCGTTCCAACCACAGAAACCTCAATTGCACCTCGACAAAGGCCCAAGGCTGGTCAGGCTCAGCCCCAGCCTATAGGCATTCTTCCCATCCAGCCCGCTCTCACCCCACGCAAGAGGCCCAATGTGGCTGCTGGAGGGCCCCAGGCCATAG GTGTTGGCATCAGTGTCCCACCTCCAGCTGCAACTGCTGTGCAACCTTCTCCACAGTCCTCTGCCACACAGGCTACACCACAGACAGCTCAGACGACTAACGTGCAGCCACAGGCTACACCACAGCATCACCAGCTCCTCGTGAAGCAGCAACAAGCATTCTTAAGCCTGCAGAGTAACCAGCAG ATGGCTGGCCGAGGGAATCAGTTGCCAAAAGTTGGCTCTTTGACGCCCCCATCGTCGCCAAAGATAGCCCCTAAGAGTGGCCACAGGCGCATCCTTAGTGATGTCACCCACAGTGCCGTGTTTGGGGTTCCAGTTAGCAAGTCCACTCAGCTACTTCAGGCGGCTGCAGCTGAGGCCAGCCTCAACAAGTCCAA ATCAGCCAGCACTACTCCTTCTGGCTCCCCCTGCTCGTCCCAGCAGAGTGTGTATCATCCAGGTGAAGGTGACGTCCCATTATCCCTCGCTGCACCCACCGCTCAGCCCAGCTGGAACCCCTTTGGGGATGATAACTTCTCCAAGCTAACGGCGGAGGAGCTGCTTAACAAAGACTTTGCAAAGCTAGCTGAGA CTGCTGCACCGGGGGAGAAGATCACGGGTTCCAGTGAAAATCTTATTCCAGGGTTCACTGCTTTTCCAG CTGAAAGATCTGCAGGCATCATGAGTGCAGGTGCAGCGTTGTTGACTGTCCCGGATCCTTTTAATAACCTTTCACTCTCTGACACCACAG AGAAGCTGATTGAGGGACTAAAGTCCCCTGAAACTCTGCTGCTCCCTGACCTCTTAACCCCAGCTGACCCCTTCAATAGCACTGCAGAGAGCTCCACCAATG CAAaagcagaagtgtgtgtggatTCACTGATTCCTGGTTTGGAAGCCCCCCAGGCTCAACGCCATTCAACCCAACCAGAGTTCATCCCTGCCAGCATTCCAG ACTCTCTCACTGGGGAGGAATCTCTGCTGGGTTGCGATCTGTTATCTCACTCTTCTCCTCATGGACACCAGTCTGTTTCTGCTCTCGCCACCTCCTGCTCTTCTGCTCCTTCTGGCTCCAGCTCTGGATCATGTCTGGAGGAGCGGCCACCTGCTCAGTCAGCTCCTG actctgctttcctcaTGTCGTGTGGGGAGAAGGGCAATGACGACGAGTTTGACCCTATTCCCGTGCTCATCTCCAAAAACTCAAATCAAG ATCCGCAAGGAGAGAGCAACGACTACACCGTGCTGGAGGAGGGACAAGAGATTGAAGCTCCAGAGGTAGATGTTCAAACAGATGAGGACTGTGTGCACTccagtgaggaagaagaggagaaagaagtcCATAAAGAAGATCAGCAGgatggaggagctgctgagagTCATATAGCAGTTCATGACCTCAGCGGCTCCAGACCTCTGCTGCTGGACTCTGACGATGAAGACGAGCAGGGGCCTCAGTTAGACCTCCACTCATCAGCACAGTCCAACGCAGACCCAACACAACAACCAACCACGACCTTCGATCAACCTACTCTAAGCACCTTCGCTCAGAATCATACCCAGCACGTACCCGAGCCAGCACAGGGGGCAAATGTTGCTGCAGATGTCTTCTCTAAAGCCCCCTTTCAGATTGTGCAAGAAGATTTTGCCGATGTGTTCACCAATGCTCCTTTCCTACGTGGCCCCCTGGAagctcagcagcagcttgaCGTGTTCTCGCAGGCTCCCTTCGGAAAAAGaaaggaggctgcaggagctcAACCCATGGCGTCGCACCCTCACATAGCTGGAGTTCATGCTGTAAGCCCTGATCAAGACGCGTTGGGACAGGTCGCTCCTCAACCATTCCGCCCTCAAGCTCTGGCCAAATACTCCCGACACTTTGAGGGACCTGTGCCCCAGCAGCTGGTAGCGGCTCACAGAGTGGTGTCTAACGTGAGCAGGCAGGAAGCTGTGGCATCAGTCCCCGTTGGACCTCTTCACTCATGGACGTCAGAAGTGAGTGCTGTAGACCCCTTCGTCTCTGCACCCTTTCACCTCAAAGCCCCACAGGAAAAGCCCTGA
- the aak1a gene encoding AP2-associated protein kinase 1 isoform X12: MKKFFDSRRELVSTGPGSGAGGGGAGSGGGGSFIGRVFTIGRYQVTVEEIVAEGGFAIVFLVRTHQGVRCALKRMYVNNEDDLQVCKLEIQIMRDLVGNKNIVGFLDSSITAVGAGDVWEVLILMDFCRGGQVVNLMNQRLQTGFTEPEVLQIFCDTCEAVARLHQCKSPIIHRDLKVENILLHDRGHYVLCDFGSATNHFQNPQTEGVPVVEEEIKKYTTLSYRAPEMVNLYGGKVITTKADIWAMGCLLYKLCYFTLPFGESQVAICDGSFTIPDISRYSQDMHCLIRYMLEPDPDKRPDIYQISYFAFKLARRECPIPNVHNLPIPAKLPEPIRASEAVAKKSQTKARLTDPVPTTETSIAPRQRPKAGQAQPQPIGILPIQPALTPRKRPNVAAGGPQAIGVGISVPPPAATAVQPSPQSSATQATPQTAQTTNVQPQATPQHHQLLVKQQQAFLSLQSNQQMAGRGNQLPKVGSLTPPSSPKIAPKSGHRRILSDVTHSAVFGVPVSKSTQLLQAAAAEASLNKSKSASTTPSGSPCSSQQSVYHPGEGDVPLSLAAPTAQPSWNPFGDDNFSKLTAEELLNKDFAKLAETAAPGEKITGSSENLIPGFTAFPEKLIEGLKSPETLLLPDLLTPADPFNSTAESSTNAKAEVCVDSLIPGLEAPQAQRHSTQPEFIPASIPDSLTGEESLLGCDLLSHSSPHGHQSVSALATSCSSAPSGSSSGSCLEERPPAQSAPDPQGESNDYTVLEEGQEIEAPEVDVQTDEDCVHSSEEEEEKEVHKEDQQDGGAAESHIAVHDLSGSRPLLLDSDDEDEQGPQLDLHSSAQSNADPTQQPTTTFDQPTLSTFAQNHTQHVPEPAQGANVAADVFSKAPFQIVQEDFADVFTNAPFLRGPLEAQQQLDVFSQAPFGKRKEAAGAQPMASHPHIAGVHAVSPDQDALGQVAPQPFRPQALAKYSRHFEGPVPQQLVAAHRVVSNVSRQEAVASVPVGPLHSWTSEVSAVDPFVSAPFHLKAPQEKP; the protein is encoded by the exons ATGAAGAAATTTTTTGACTCTCGACGGGAGTTGGTGAGCACCGGGCCTGGTTCCGGAGCCGGCGGAGGAGGCGCTGGTTCCGGCGGCGGTGGCAGCTTCATCGGACGCGTCTTCACCATCGGACGGTATCAAGTGACCGTGGAGGAAATTGTCGCAGAAG GCGGTTTTGCCATAGTTTTTTTGGTGCGGACTCATCAAGGCGTTCGATGTGCACTAAAAAGGATGTACGTCAACAATGAAGATGATCTGCAGGTCTGCAAACTTGAGATCCAGATTATG AGGGATCTTGTGGGCAACAAAAACATTGTTGGTTTCCTGGACTCCAGCATAACGGCAGTTGGAGCTGGCGATGTGTGGGAAGTCCTAATCTTAATGGACTTCTGTCGAG GTGGGCAGGTGGTCAACCTAATGAATCAGCGGTTACAGACGGGCTTCACTGAACCTGAGGTGTTACAGATCTTTTGTGACACATGCGAGGCAGTCGCTCGTCTCCACCAGTGCAAAAGTCCCATCATCCATCGAGATCTCAAG GTGGAAAATATTCTTTTGCACGACCGGGGACACTACGTGCTCTGTGACTTTGGAAGCGCCACCAACCACTTCCAAAATCCTCAGACAGAAGGAGTGCCAGTCGTGGAGGAGGAAATCAAAAA GTACACCACCCTGTCGTACCGCGCTCCAGAGATGGTCAACCTCTACGGTGGAAAAGTCATCACAACAAAGGCAGACATTTGG GCCATGGGTTGTCTACTCTATAAACTTTGCTACTTCACACTTCCTTTTGGGGAGAGTCAAGTAGCTATCTGTGACGGCAGCTTCACTATCCCAGACATCTCCCGCTACTCCCAGGACATGCACTGTCTCATTC GATACATGCTGGAACCTGACCCGGATAAGAGACCAGACATCTACCAAATTTCCTACTTTGCCTTTAAACTGGCTCGACGCGAGTGTCCAATCCCAAATGTACAT AATTTGCCCATTCCTGCAAAACTTCCTGAGCCTATCAGAGCCAGTGAAGCAGTGGCCAAAAAGAGTCAAACCAAAGCCAG GCTTACAGACCCCGTTCCAACCACAGAAACCTCAATTGCACCTCGACAAAGGCCCAAGGCTGGTCAGGCTCAGCCCCAGCCTATAGGCATTCTTCCCATCCAGCCCGCTCTCACCCCACGCAAGAGGCCCAATGTGGCTGCTGGAGGGCCCCAGGCCATAG GTGTTGGCATCAGTGTCCCACCTCCAGCTGCAACTGCTGTGCAACCTTCTCCACAGTCCTCTGCCACACAGGCTACACCACAGACAGCTCAGACGACTAACGTGCAGCCACAGGCTACACCACAGCATCACCAGCTCCTCGTGAAGCAGCAACAAGCATTCTTAAGCCTGCAGAGTAACCAGCAG ATGGCTGGCCGAGGGAATCAGTTGCCAAAAGTTGGCTCTTTGACGCCCCCATCGTCGCCAAAGATAGCCCCTAAGAGTGGCCACAGGCGCATCCTTAGTGATGTCACCCACAGTGCCGTGTTTGGGGTTCCAGTTAGCAAGTCCACTCAGCTACTTCAGGCGGCTGCAGCTGAGGCCAGCCTCAACAAGTCCAA ATCAGCCAGCACTACTCCTTCTGGCTCCCCCTGCTCGTCCCAGCAGAGTGTGTATCATCCAGGTGAAGGTGACGTCCCATTATCCCTCGCTGCACCCACCGCTCAGCCCAGCTGGAACCCCTTTGGGGATGATAACTTCTCCAAGCTAACGGCGGAGGAGCTGCTTAACAAAGACTTTGCAAAGCTAGCTGAGA CTGCTGCACCGGGGGAGAAGATCACGGGTTCCAGTGAAAATCTTATTCCAGGGTTCACTGCTTTTCCAG AGAAGCTGATTGAGGGACTAAAGTCCCCTGAAACTCTGCTGCTCCCTGACCTCTTAACCCCAGCTGACCCCTTCAATAGCACTGCAGAGAGCTCCACCAATG CAAaagcagaagtgtgtgtggatTCACTGATTCCTGGTTTGGAAGCCCCCCAGGCTCAACGCCATTCAACCCAACCAGAGTTCATCCCTGCCAGCATTCCAG ACTCTCTCACTGGGGAGGAATCTCTGCTGGGTTGCGATCTGTTATCTCACTCTTCTCCTCATGGACACCAGTCTGTTTCTGCTCTCGCCACCTCCTGCTCTTCTGCTCCTTCTGGCTCCAGCTCTGGATCATGTCTGGAGGAGCGGCCACCTGCTCAGTCAGCTCCTG ATCCGCAAGGAGAGAGCAACGACTACACCGTGCTGGAGGAGGGACAAGAGATTGAAGCTCCAGAGGTAGATGTTCAAACAGATGAGGACTGTGTGCACTccagtgaggaagaagaggagaaagaagtcCATAAAGAAGATCAGCAGgatggaggagctgctgagagTCATATAGCAGTTCATGACCTCAGCGGCTCCAGACCTCTGCTGCTGGACTCTGACGATGAAGACGAGCAGGGGCCTCAGTTAGACCTCCACTCATCAGCACAGTCCAACGCAGACCCAACACAACAACCAACCACGACCTTCGATCAACCTACTCTAAGCACCTTCGCTCAGAATCATACCCAGCACGTACCCGAGCCAGCACAGGGGGCAAATGTTGCTGCAGATGTCTTCTCTAAAGCCCCCTTTCAGATTGTGCAAGAAGATTTTGCCGATGTGTTCACCAATGCTCCTTTCCTACGTGGCCCCCTGGAagctcagcagcagcttgaCGTGTTCTCGCAGGCTCCCTTCGGAAAAAGaaaggaggctgcaggagctcAACCCATGGCGTCGCACCCTCACATAGCTGGAGTTCATGCTGTAAGCCCTGATCAAGACGCGTTGGGACAGGTCGCTCCTCAACCATTCCGCCCTCAAGCTCTGGCCAAATACTCCCGACACTTTGAGGGACCTGTGCCCCAGCAGCTGGTAGCGGCTCACAGAGTGGTGTCTAACGTGAGCAGGCAGGAAGCTGTGGCATCAGTCCCCGTTGGACCTCTTCACTCATGGACGTCAGAAGTGAGTGCTGTAGACCCCTTCGTCTCTGCACCCTTTCACCTCAAAGCCCCACAGGAAAAGCCCTGA
- the aak1a gene encoding AP2-associated protein kinase 1 isoform X14, which yields MKKFFDSRRELVSTGPGSGAGGGGAGSGGGGSFIGRVFTIGRYQVTVEEIVAEGGFAIVFLVRTHQGVRCALKRMYVNNEDDLQVCKLEIQIMRDLVGNKNIVGFLDSSITAVGAGDVWEVLILMDFCRGGQVVNLMNQRLQTGFTEPEVLQIFCDTCEAVARLHQCKSPIIHRDLKVENILLHDRGHYVLCDFGSATNHFQNPQTEGVPVVEEEIKKYTTLSYRAPEMVNLYGGKVITTKADIWAMGCLLYKLCYFTLPFGESQVAICDGSFTIPDISRYSQDMHCLIRYMLEPDPDKRPDIYQISYFAFKLARRECPIPNVHNLPIPAKLPEPIRASEAVAKKSQTKARLTDPVPTTETSIAPRQRPKAGQAQPQPIGILPIQPALTPRKRPNVAAGGPQAIGVGISVPPPAATAVQPSPQSSATQATPQTAQTTNVQPQATPQHHQLLVKQQQAFLSLQSNQQMAGRGNQLPKVGSLTPPSSPKIAPKSGHRRILSDVTHSAVFGVPVSKSTQLLQAAAAEASLNKSKSASTTPSGSPCSSQQSVYHPGEGDVPLSLAAPTAQPSWNPFGDDNFSKLTAEELLNKDFAKLAETAAPGEKITGSSENLIPGFTAFPAKAEVCVDSLIPGLEAPQAQRHSTQPEFIPASIPDSLTGEESLLGCDLLSHSSPHGHQSVSALATSCSSAPSGSSSGSCLEERPPAQSAPDPQGESNDYTVLEEGQEIEAPEVDVQTDEDCVHSSEEEEEKEVHKEDQQDGGAAESHIAVHDLSGSRPLLLDSDDEDEQGPQLDLHSSAQSNADPTQQPTTTFDQPTLSTFAQNHTQHVPEPAQGANVAADVFSKAPFQIVQEDFADVFTNAPFLRGPLEAQQQLDVFSQAPFGKRKEAAGAQPMASHPHIAGVHAVSPDQDALGQVAPQPFRPQALAKYSRHFEGPVPQQLVAAHRVVSNVSRQEAVASVPVGPLHSWTSEVSAVDPFVSAPFHLKAPQEKP from the exons ATGAAGAAATTTTTTGACTCTCGACGGGAGTTGGTGAGCACCGGGCCTGGTTCCGGAGCCGGCGGAGGAGGCGCTGGTTCCGGCGGCGGTGGCAGCTTCATCGGACGCGTCTTCACCATCGGACGGTATCAAGTGACCGTGGAGGAAATTGTCGCAGAAG GCGGTTTTGCCATAGTTTTTTTGGTGCGGACTCATCAAGGCGTTCGATGTGCACTAAAAAGGATGTACGTCAACAATGAAGATGATCTGCAGGTCTGCAAACTTGAGATCCAGATTATG AGGGATCTTGTGGGCAACAAAAACATTGTTGGTTTCCTGGACTCCAGCATAACGGCAGTTGGAGCTGGCGATGTGTGGGAAGTCCTAATCTTAATGGACTTCTGTCGAG GTGGGCAGGTGGTCAACCTAATGAATCAGCGGTTACAGACGGGCTTCACTGAACCTGAGGTGTTACAGATCTTTTGTGACACATGCGAGGCAGTCGCTCGTCTCCACCAGTGCAAAAGTCCCATCATCCATCGAGATCTCAAG GTGGAAAATATTCTTTTGCACGACCGGGGACACTACGTGCTCTGTGACTTTGGAAGCGCCACCAACCACTTCCAAAATCCTCAGACAGAAGGAGTGCCAGTCGTGGAGGAGGAAATCAAAAA GTACACCACCCTGTCGTACCGCGCTCCAGAGATGGTCAACCTCTACGGTGGAAAAGTCATCACAACAAAGGCAGACATTTGG GCCATGGGTTGTCTACTCTATAAACTTTGCTACTTCACACTTCCTTTTGGGGAGAGTCAAGTAGCTATCTGTGACGGCAGCTTCACTATCCCAGACATCTCCCGCTACTCCCAGGACATGCACTGTCTCATTC GATACATGCTGGAACCTGACCCGGATAAGAGACCAGACATCTACCAAATTTCCTACTTTGCCTTTAAACTGGCTCGACGCGAGTGTCCAATCCCAAATGTACAT AATTTGCCCATTCCTGCAAAACTTCCTGAGCCTATCAGAGCCAGTGAAGCAGTGGCCAAAAAGAGTCAAACCAAAGCCAG GCTTACAGACCCCGTTCCAACCACAGAAACCTCAATTGCACCTCGACAAAGGCCCAAGGCTGGTCAGGCTCAGCCCCAGCCTATAGGCATTCTTCCCATCCAGCCCGCTCTCACCCCACGCAAGAGGCCCAATGTGGCTGCTGGAGGGCCCCAGGCCATAG GTGTTGGCATCAGTGTCCCACCTCCAGCTGCAACTGCTGTGCAACCTTCTCCACAGTCCTCTGCCACACAGGCTACACCACAGACAGCTCAGACGACTAACGTGCAGCCACAGGCTACACCACAGCATCACCAGCTCCTCGTGAAGCAGCAACAAGCATTCTTAAGCCTGCAGAGTAACCAGCAG ATGGCTGGCCGAGGGAATCAGTTGCCAAAAGTTGGCTCTTTGACGCCCCCATCGTCGCCAAAGATAGCCCCTAAGAGTGGCCACAGGCGCATCCTTAGTGATGTCACCCACAGTGCCGTGTTTGGGGTTCCAGTTAGCAAGTCCACTCAGCTACTTCAGGCGGCTGCAGCTGAGGCCAGCCTCAACAAGTCCAA ATCAGCCAGCACTACTCCTTCTGGCTCCCCCTGCTCGTCCCAGCAGAGTGTGTATCATCCAGGTGAAGGTGACGTCCCATTATCCCTCGCTGCACCCACCGCTCAGCCCAGCTGGAACCCCTTTGGGGATGATAACTTCTCCAAGCTAACGGCGGAGGAGCTGCTTAACAAAGACTTTGCAAAGCTAGCTGAGA CTGCTGCACCGGGGGAGAAGATCACGGGTTCCAGTGAAAATCTTATTCCAGGGTTCACTGCTTTTCCAG CAAaagcagaagtgtgtgtggatTCACTGATTCCTGGTTTGGAAGCCCCCCAGGCTCAACGCCATTCAACCCAACCAGAGTTCATCCCTGCCAGCATTCCAG ACTCTCTCACTGGGGAGGAATCTCTGCTGGGTTGCGATCTGTTATCTCACTCTTCTCCTCATGGACACCAGTCTGTTTCTGCTCTCGCCACCTCCTGCTCTTCTGCTCCTTCTGGCTCCAGCTCTGGATCATGTCTGGAGGAGCGGCCACCTGCTCAGTCAGCTCCTG ATCCGCAAGGAGAGAGCAACGACTACACCGTGCTGGAGGAGGGACAAGAGATTGAAGCTCCAGAGGTAGATGTTCAAACAGATGAGGACTGTGTGCACTccagtgaggaagaagaggagaaagaagtcCATAAAGAAGATCAGCAGgatggaggagctgctgagagTCATATAGCAGTTCATGACCTCAGCGGCTCCAGACCTCTGCTGCTGGACTCTGACGATGAAGACGAGCAGGGGCCTCAGTTAGACCTCCACTCATCAGCACAGTCCAACGCAGACCCAACACAACAACCAACCACGACCTTCGATCAACCTACTCTAAGCACCTTCGCTCAGAATCATACCCAGCACGTACCCGAGCCAGCACAGGGGGCAAATGTTGCTGCAGATGTCTTCTCTAAAGCCCCCTTTCAGATTGTGCAAGAAGATTTTGCCGATGTGTTCACCAATGCTCCTTTCCTACGTGGCCCCCTGGAagctcagcagcagcttgaCGTGTTCTCGCAGGCTCCCTTCGGAAAAAGaaaggaggctgcaggagctcAACCCATGGCGTCGCACCCTCACATAGCTGGAGTTCATGCTGTAAGCCCTGATCAAGACGCGTTGGGACAGGTCGCTCCTCAACCATTCCGCCCTCAAGCTCTGGCCAAATACTCCCGACACTTTGAGGGACCTGTGCCCCAGCAGCTGGTAGCGGCTCACAGAGTGGTGTCTAACGTGAGCAGGCAGGAAGCTGTGGCATCAGTCCCCGTTGGACCTCTTCACTCATGGACGTCAGAAGTGAGTGCTGTAGACCCCTTCGTCTCTGCACCCTTTCACCTCAAAGCCCCACAGGAAAAGCCCTGA